Proteins co-encoded in one Deltaproteobacteria bacterium genomic window:
- a CDS encoding aldo/keto reductase, with the protein MSTATLGKTGISISSLGFGAMWLSIDGRPPSEQATAVLQRAVQRGATFIDTADSYCIDEADKHHNERLIAAALSHSQGAAPRIVATKGGLIRPEGRWEVNGDPRHLTAAIRHSFEALGGERPIALWQWHAPDPRYPIEESLLPVRQAVKEGLIQHVGLSNVSVEQIKEARDMLDIVSVQNRYSLWHRQPERDGVLAYCERVGLTFFAYSPLGGRLGAKALAGHGLAVELAQHYGVTPQRIALAWLHTKSRCIVPIPGTTRVEAADQLFTQLNLRLTPDEARALEAAPLPPSA; encoded by the coding sequence ATGTCCACGGCAACGCTTGGGAAGACCGGAATCAGCATCTCTTCACTCGGCTTCGGAGCCATGTGGCTCTCGATCGACGGGCGTCCGCCGTCGGAACAGGCCACGGCCGTGCTGCAGCGTGCCGTGCAACGCGGCGCCACGTTCATCGACACCGCCGATTCATACTGCATCGATGAAGCGGATAAACATCATAACGAACGTTTGATTGCCGCTGCACTCAGTCACTCGCAAGGCGCGGCACCACGCATCGTTGCAACCAAGGGCGGCCTCATCCGTCCGGAGGGGCGCTGGGAAGTCAACGGCGATCCACGCCACTTGACCGCGGCGATTCGGCACAGCTTCGAGGCACTGGGCGGCGAACGCCCGATTGCGTTATGGCAGTGGCACGCGCCCGATCCACGGTACCCAATCGAGGAATCGCTGTTGCCGGTCCGACAAGCCGTGAAGGAGGGACTCATTCAACACGTCGGGCTTTCGAACGTCTCCGTCGAACAGATCAAAGAGGCGCGCGACATGCTCGACATCGTGTCGGTGCAGAATCGGTATAGCTTGTGGCATCGACAGCCGGAACGCGATGGCGTGCTGGCCTATTGCGAACGGGTCGGACTCACTTTTTTTGCGTACAGTCCGTTAGGCGGCAGACTGGGCGCGAAGGCGCTGGCCGGACACGGACTCGCCGTTGAACTGGCACAACATTACGGCGTCACGCCGCAACGGATTGCGCTGGCGTGGTTGCACACCAAGTCGCGCTGTATCGTGCCGATTCCCGGCACGACCCGCGTCGAGGCGGCTGATCAGCTCTTTACTCAATTAAATCTGCGCCTCACGCCGGACGAAGCCCGCGCACTCGAAGCCGCTCCGCTGCCGCCGAGCGCCTAA
- a CDS encoding acyl-CoA thioesterase, with amino-acid sequence MACDYECTYRERVRYADCDLHAHLNNARYFTFMEQARVGYLLAIGMRPESRRESIPFILVHARCDFRVSALLNDEIDIALGVTRFGNSSFTLGYRLQRVADGVVLAEGETVQAWFDYTTMRAVPVPLSFREAVQALKRARGLPPV; translated from the coding sequence ATGGCCTGCGACTACGAATGTACCTATCGGGAACGTGTCCGCTATGCCGACTGCGATTTGCACGCACATCTGAATAACGCGCGCTACTTTACCTTCATGGAGCAGGCGCGGGTCGGCTATCTGTTGGCGATCGGGATGCGGCCGGAGTCGCGTCGCGAATCGATCCCATTCATCCTGGTGCATGCTCGCTGCGATTTTCGCGTGTCGGCGCTGTTAAACGACGAGATCGATATTGCGCTCGGCGTGACCCGGTTCGGAAATTCGAGCTTTACGTTGGGCTATCGTTTGCAGCGCGTCGCCGATGGCGTTGTGTTGGCGGAAGGGGAGACGGTCCAGGCGTGGTTTGACTACACCACGATGCGTGCCGTACCGGTGCCGCTGTCGTTTCGCGAGGCCGTGCAGGCATTGAAGCGGGCGCGGGGTCTTCCGCCGGTTTAA
- a CDS encoding pentapeptide repeat-containing protein: protein MADEQLVALMHDEKHAEFNEYARKIAEQNMRMDLSHAKLRACDLRKFDLRGADLTGAYLRLTDLRGLDLSTTLLDGASIGEAKISGVLFPPDLPATEIQLSHLHGTRMRATR, encoded by the coding sequence ATGGCCGATGAACAACTAGTCGCGCTAATGCACGATGAAAAGCACGCCGAGTTCAATGAGTACGCACGGAAGATTGCCGAGCAGAATATGCGGATGGACTTAAGCCACGCCAAACTGCGCGCGTGCGACTTGCGCAAATTCGACTTGCGCGGCGCCGACCTGACCGGCGCGTACTTGCGGTTAACGGATTTGCGGGGACTCGACCTCTCCACCACACTGCTCGATGGGGCCAGCATTGGGGAGGCGAAGATCAGCGGCGTGCTCTTTCCGCCCGATCTGCCCGCCACGGAAATCCAGTTGAGCCATTTGCACGGCACGCGGATGCGCGCCACGCGTTAA
- the metG gene encoding methionine--tRNA ligase, which produces MSTPYFITAALPYANGPLHFGHLAGVYIPADIYHRHCVLLDRDVVFICGSDEHGVAIMLGAEAAGQPYQTYVDAHHARHQALFAAYNIQCTYYGRTSAPRHARVAQEFFVALRDNGALVQQQTEQPYCNHCQRFVPDRYLGGTCRFCGYTAARGDECPQCGKWLSFADLQAPYCQTCKGRDIGVRGNTEWALDLPRFAPQLREWLASRPDWKEEIRSYAVSLIDNGLPQRAVTRDLAWGVPVPGEEASGKKLYVWFEAPIGYLSMLMECCALRGAPADWRRFWQPDARMIHFIGKDNIIFHTIVWPAMLLAKGEAVLPANVPANMFVQFAGRQFSKSAGWYVDAMDALQQFGEDRLRYHLINLIPEHSDSDFTWEHFGAKVNGELINNLANYAHRVLSLVAKPGVGEITGSDIPRADGERIFEQLRQTSAAVRTLIDQFELRRALGEILRLGEQANKFCNDAAPWKLIKHNPPDARPVLASCLLYLIGIGALLQPFLPHYAGLIRSVFPNTDFTALYQGRVGWEVLGDPFVLRPDVSLAIPKVTDDQLRAQIAKLPA; this is translated from the coding sequence ATGTCCACGCCGTATTTCATTACTGCCGCGTTGCCGTATGCCAACGGGCCGCTCCATTTCGGCCACTTGGCCGGCGTCTATATCCCCGCCGACATCTATCATCGCCATTGTGTGTTGCTGGATCGCGACGTCGTCTTCATTTGTGGCTCCGACGAACACGGCGTGGCGATCATGCTCGGCGCCGAAGCAGCCGGCCAACCCTATCAGACGTATGTCGATGCCCACCACGCGCGGCACCAAGCGCTGTTCGCAGCGTACAACATTCAATGCACGTACTACGGGCGCACGTCCGCGCCGCGCCATGCCCGGGTGGCCCAGGAATTTTTCGTCGCGCTGCGCGACAATGGCGCGTTAGTCCAGCAACAGACGGAGCAGCCCTATTGCAATCACTGCCAACGGTTTGTTCCTGATCGCTACTTGGGCGGCACCTGCCGCTTCTGCGGCTACACGGCGGCGCGTGGCGATGAATGCCCGCAGTGTGGCAAATGGCTGTCGTTCGCCGATTTGCAGGCGCCGTATTGCCAGACGTGTAAAGGGCGCGATATCGGCGTGCGCGGCAATACCGAATGGGCGCTCGATTTACCGCGCTTTGCGCCGCAGCTGCGCGAATGGTTGGCCTCGCGCCCCGATTGGAAAGAAGAAATTCGCAGCTACGCTGTCTCGTTGATCGACAACGGCCTCCCGCAACGTGCCGTCACGCGCGACTTGGCGTGGGGGGTGCCGGTCCCCGGCGAAGAGGCGAGTGGCAAGAAACTCTACGTCTGGTTCGAGGCCCCGATCGGCTATCTCTCCATGCTGATGGAATGTTGCGCACTCCGTGGCGCGCCTGCAGACTGGCGGCGCTTTTGGCAACCGGACGCGCGGATGATTCACTTCATCGGCAAGGACAATATTATTTTCCATACTATCGTCTGGCCCGCGATGTTGTTGGCGAAAGGGGAGGCGGTGCTGCCCGCCAACGTGCCCGCCAATATGTTCGTCCAGTTTGCCGGCCGTCAATTCTCGAAGTCGGCCGGATGGTACGTCGATGCGATGGACGCGTTGCAACAATTCGGCGAAGATCGTCTCCGCTATCACCTCATCAATCTCATTCCGGAACATAGCGACTCCGATTTTACCTGGGAACATTTTGGCGCGAAGGTGAACGGCGAGTTGATCAACAACCTCGCGAACTATGCCCATCGGGTGTTGAGTCTGGTGGCCAAGCCGGGTGTCGGGGAAATAACCGGCAGCGATATCCCGCGAGCGGACGGAGAGCGTATTTTCGAACAACTGCGCCAAACGAGCGCGGCCGTGCGAACACTCATCGACCAATTCGAATTGCGGCGCGCGTTGGGAGAAATCCTGCGACTTGGCGAGCAGGCGAATAAATTCTGTAACGATGCCGCTCCGTGGAAGCTCATCAAACACAACCCGCCCGATGCCCGGCCGGTCTTGGCGTCATGTCTGCTCTATTTGATCGGCATTGGGGCGCTGCTCCAGCCGTTCTTACCGCATTATGCCGGTCTCATTCGATCCGTTTTCCCCAACACGGACTTTACCGCGCTCTACCAAGGGCGCGTCGGTTGGGAGGTCTTGGGTGACCCGTTCGTACTACGTCCGGACGTGAGTTTAGCCATCCCCAAAGTCACTGATGACCAGCTGCGCGCCCAAATCGCGAAGCTCCCCGCTTAA
- a CDS encoding HAMP domain-containing histidine kinase produces the protein MLGARPAATGAYLVVREDRGGPGNDAGGALFEVPMPWRTMGRHLATWPVQTALIGLIIPFGYIAYSYIPHLTQYTLWGWTQHLWLQERALLLYLTVPPALTYAMFGYLGAIQVRHVLAQQSLMEEFLHMAAHDIRAPLTVIDVATQLLVTPIQGKSAPDREALFRTIARQARVMRELVTELLDLNKIEAGQLTLQRERVSMEDLIRRACGEMAFLLEQQKSVVEIVVQGADTTACVDGFRIRQVLRNLLSNAIKHVSADGRLRLTLDATARRRIQINVYNDGPPIPDEYFPHLFNKFAQATRRDVEMGVGLGLVICHRIIALHHGRIWAENVGVRGVEFCCTVPRA, from the coding sequence ATGCTAGGCGCCCGGCCCGCCGCGACCGGAGCGTACTTGGTTGTACGTGAGGATCGCGGCGGGCCGGGCAACGACGCAGGTGGGGCATTATTCGAGGTTCCCATGCCGTGGCGGACGATGGGGAGGCACTTAGCCACATGGCCGGTACAAACCGCGCTAATCGGGCTGATCATTCCGTTCGGCTATATCGCCTATTCTTATATCCCGCACCTGACCCAATATACCCTCTGGGGGTGGACCCAGCATTTGTGGCTCCAAGAACGGGCGTTGTTGCTGTATCTCACCGTTCCACCGGCGCTGACCTACGCGATGTTCGGCTACTTAGGGGCGATTCAAGTGCGTCACGTGTTGGCGCAGCAATCCTTGATGGAAGAGTTCCTTCATATGGCCGCGCACGATATCCGGGCACCGCTGACCGTGATCGACGTCGCGACGCAACTGCTCGTGACCCCAATCCAAGGCAAGAGCGCCCCGGATCGGGAGGCCCTGTTTCGCACGATCGCGCGGCAGGCACGTGTGATGCGGGAACTGGTGACTGAACTGCTCGATCTGAACAAAATCGAGGCCGGACAGCTGACGCTCCAGCGCGAACGCGTCTCCATGGAGGATCTCATCCGGCGAGCCTGTGGCGAGATGGCTTTTCTGTTGGAACAACAGAAGTCCGTGGTGGAGATCGTCGTGCAAGGGGCGGACACCACGGCGTGCGTCGATGGATTCCGGATCCGCCAAGTCTTGCGCAATTTGTTATCGAACGCGATTAAACATGTATCCGCCGACGGCCGCTTGCGCCTCACGCTCGACGCCACGGCGCGGCGCCGCATTCAAATCAATGTCTACAACGATGGCCCACCGATCCCGGACGAATACTTTCCGCACCTCTTCAATAAATTTGCGCAAGCCACACGCCGCGACGTAGAAATGGGCGTCGGGCTCGGCCTCGTGATCTGTCACCGGATCATTGCGCTGCACCACGGCCGCATCTGGGCCGAAAACGTCGGCGTGCGGGGTGTCGAATTTTGTTGCACGGTGCCTCGGGCGTGA